A region of the Litchfieldia alkalitelluris genome:
AGGCATAAGACGAGTCGGCTAGAAGGTTGCTTTTTAACCTTCTTGCCGGATTGACTTATGACCCCGAGCCGATAGCGCCTGAAACTAGACACCAAGCTAAGTATAATTTTTCATCCTCCATGGTGCTAATTTTAATTAGCATAGATGTCTACCCTGAAAATACATAATGATGTAGAGTTCCATGAGCTGCGATCCACTTGCTTTCCGCGGGGTGGTCCGTGAGCCTCGTCGCCAGGGGCGGGCTCCTGTGGGGTCTCACGAGACCACTCGATCCCGCAGGAGTCAAGTGGCTCTCCGCTCATTCCACACTGAGGAGGTAACATTTTCATTCACCATGGTGCGAAATACTTATTTAGCATGGATGTCTACCCTGAAAATACATAATGATGTAGAGTTCCATGAACTGCGATCCACTTGCTTTCCGCGGGGTGGTCCGTGACTCCTCGTCGCCAGGGGCGGGCTCCTGCGGGGTCTCACGAGACCACTGGATCCCGCAGGAGTCAAGTGGCTCTCCGCTCATTCCACATTAGGTGAATGCACTATTTTCATACTCCATGGTGCTAATTTTAATTAGCATGGATGTCTACCCTGAAAATTTCTTGAACTCTTCAACTGAAAAGACGAACAAAGTATAAATACTCTACTATATTATCAAATTATTTACGACTAATACATCTACTAAATTTAAAATTATACGTTTTTTAGATTGTAATATAACATTATGGTTATTAATTGTTAAAATCGTGCTATAATTAAAAATTATAAAAATTATAAGATAATAAGGGGGATCTCTCACTTGCTAATCGATTTATATGAATCTCTTGAAAATTATTATGAAGAAATGGTGTCAATTAGACGGTATTTACATCAGCATCCCGAGCTTTCCTTTCAAGAATATGAAACAGCCGCCTTTATCGCAAACTTTTATAAAGAGTTAGGCATTGAAGTTCGTACAAACGTAGGAGGAAATGGGGTAGTTGCTAAGGTAGTTGGCAGCAAACCAGGACCAACAGTTGCATTGCGAGCTGACTTTGATGCACTTCCTATTACAGATGAAAAAGAGGTTGAATATAAGTCAAAAGTTCCTGGGGTGATGCACGCTTGTGGCCATGATGGTCATACAGCTTCATTACTTGTTCTTGGAAAGGTTCTTAACGAAATGAAGAATGAGCTAGAAGGTACTGTAGTGCTAATACATCAACATGCCGAAGAATATGGTCCGGGTGGAGCCATTTCAATGATTGAAGATGGATGTTTAGATGGTGTTGATGTCATTTTTGGTACACATTTATGGGCAAGTGCTCCTACAGGAGTTATTCAATACCGTGTTGGACCAATAATGGCAGCAGCAGACCGTTTTGATATCTCAATACAAGGCTCAGGTGGCCACGGTGCTCAGCCCCACAAAACGAAGGATGCAGTCGTTACGGCATCACAATTAGTGATGAATCTACAACAAATCGTTAGCCGAAAGGTAGATCCGACAAAATCGGCGGTTCTTTCAGTTGGCTCATTTATTGCTGATAATGCATTTAATGTAATTGCTGATTCAGCAAGACTAGGTGGAACTGTCCGTAGCTTTGATGAAGATGTTC
Encoded here:
- a CDS encoding M20 family metallopeptidase, with product MVSIRRYLHQHPELSFQEYETAAFIANFYKELGIEVRTNVGGNGVVAKVVGSKPGPTVALRADFDALPITDEKEVEYKSKVPGVMHACGHDGHTASLLVLGKVLNEMKNELEGTVVLIHQHAEEYGPGGAISMIEDGCLDGVDVIFGTHLWASAPTGVIQYRVGPIMAAADRFDISIQGSGGHGAQPHKTKDAVVTASQLVMNLQQIVSRKVDPTKSAVLSVGSFIADNAFNVIADSARLGGTVRSFDEDVRTQIEVEMERVVKGTCITSDSEYTFTFTRGYPAVVNHKDETLFLTEVAEKVPGVTLIEESDPQMGGEDFAYYLQHVKGTFFFTGAKPEGVDNPYPHHHPKFDFNEKAMLVASKTLGSAVLHYIKSEKESSLAK